Part of the Octopus bimaculoides isolate UCB-OBI-ISO-001 chromosome 18, ASM119413v2, whole genome shotgun sequence genome is shown below.
tacgcacacacacagacagacagacacacacacacacacacacacacacacatatatggaacaATCAAGGTaggaaatgctaaaataattttataaaaacattttagtaccggtttcggtcAGTGAGACTtcttcaactgtaagtatggaaaacaattaaatttttgaaaaaaagtaaatgaaaagaatAGTTGAATACTATACTAATATACTTATgaaatacttttcatttaattcttcCAATATTTAATTGTTTCCCATATTTACAATTGAAGAAGTTTCAATGACCAAAACCGGTACTGAAgtattttttatgaaattattttagtattttctacgTTGactttattccatatatatatatatatatatatatatacgcatatactacCAATATTTATTCACTGCTTAAAATTCAACCTACTTCCTTTCAAATTACTTCAAGCCAGTTTCAAACTGACATATTAAACAAGTTACTTTTGATTTCCAGGCGTATGgaaatgctggagcactgttttcGCAAAATATCCACGAGGTGCAGCTCATACTATCATCAATTAATTGAGAAAATGTGCATTCGTAAGAAACTTTTAGTATATCATTTGAGTGGGTTGTAGCTTAGCAGTCTTGAATTGATTTGTCATTTTATTCTAATATGAATTTGAACATTTGTACACTTGCCAACTTCAAAGAATATTCTTTATGAAAGTCCACATTTAATACGTCGAGGTAACACCAAAATCCTGGTTATTTAAACATGACATCTTATGGTCAATTTTATATTCAAGTGGATAATATTTGTGGGTTATTGAAATATCCATAAAATTTTAGCTTCCGTTGAAATTGATTTAACGGGGAAGGGGAATTTATTACGTTTAACATATAACTATTCGTAAATAGATAGAACAGAGATACGGTTTAcaacatgcacataaataaaaCTACCTGTACTATGTGATATTGCATTATTTAGTTTATCTGTTACcaaaattattaaataacatGCCTTTTATTTATTCCAGATAAAAAATCAGCAGCAGAAAATTTGTTAGCAAAGTACATTACGATCCCAAGTTGCATGTGTCTGGTATTTTTAACCCCGCATGGTTTGATGGAATTAAGATTCAtctaataacaatatttaaagactaaaaataaaatagatcatATTATTTGTGGTGTTTCACTTTGAAAATGCAGAATAACTAATTGATACTTGTAAAGTAAAAGTTACGGGAAACGGTCAACCTTCTACTTATATAGTGACGAAAAGATAGTAACACTGAATCATTTATCAAATATcatttaaatgcacacacacacacacacaaatatatatatatatatatatatatatatatatatatatgggaatctATTTTACCAATTATGCAGTTTCTATCGATTGATAGACaaaccattattttcaaaattgtcatcTGTAGATGatcttgaattaaaaaaattaaaaatttgaaagagACAAGGTAATAAGATTCAGGTGTTTAATCCCTCCCCACCTCCACTTCTTATCACACATTTCACATACATAAGTTGTGATGAATCAATAGAAATTAAAGAATAACGCAAACAAATTGTCATTGCATGATTTGTTTTTTTCAACTTTGCattaaaagcaaaaaagtaaCGACGAGTACTGGAAGCAATACTCTTTGAATATTCATCTGAAACGAGAATAGAacacattttacatatatgtattttcaaaataattcgaTATGAATTATAATAGTATGTTGCTGTTCACAGGAGGGCCGTCTGTAAAGTTCATTGACTAACTATTAAGGAGTAAAGCTAGAGTTGTGCATTCTTGCATTCATTGATTTGAATGTTATTCATTAATTACTGCATCGCTTTTTTAAACCATAATTGACATCTAACTGTTCACAGGAACTTCGTAACGTAGCAAGTACACACATTCATGGATAGCAGAGAGGGGCGTCTATAAATCAAGTAGCCAATGATATTAGAATATCCCGTGAGAAATTCCTGAATATTCTCCTCGCGGAACATGTCATGAGAAAGATTTCTCATCTGTGTATCTCCGCCTTCTGATACCTGACCAAAAGCACACCAGACAGATCATGTCACGGGAAAATCTGATACTGTTTAATGCAGGTCCATATGCATTCCTGGGACGTTGCCTAACACCTTATGTGCTTTGCCTTTATCACTTTAAACTATAGAAAATGACACAAAACTAGCAGTGGAAACAACCCTGCAATCCTACTCAGAAGAGAGCCAAGTTGTTTCATTTGCAGGGAATTTAACTGACGCAGACTATTGGGATGGAAAATAATTGTGCTCATTGAATACCTTCCAAGCGGTCATAATATCAATGGAAAATACTCTGCCGATTTTCTGAGGTATGTATCAATGGCTATCAACACAAAACACCTgtgaaaaaaattaggaaaatgaTTTTCGTTTCATTTGGAAAATACAGCTAGCACAAATGTCATTTGTTGCGATGTCTGCTGAGAAATTGAACTGGTAGATTACTCGACCTATTCTCCTGATTGAGACCCATCTGACTATCAATCGATTCCCCAACGTAACAAAAGCAATCTACTGGAATCTTGTATCACACTGATGGTGAAATGATATTCACTGTTTAACATTTTGTGCAACAGCATTGAAGCTTTTCCATCCATGGAATGGAAGCATTAAACGCTGCTGGAAAATCAAGTGAACTGCAATGTTTCACAATCCATTAGAGAATTCAGTCTGAGCAAAGTTTCAGTCAATCCtcgtattttcattttccttagcTAATGTTGTGATTTAGAAGCACATTTAGGAAAATAGTTCCTGATGATGTTGAATTTGAATCTACATCATCAGTAGAAAGATTACAGGGATTCAAATGGAGATATCTCAGATCAGTCAGTTCAGTGTGGCGCAAGATGTCAAATACACAGTTTAATCTTACTGTAGGCGTTGACTAATTCACTTATTGCTATTTCAGTGAGACGTAGTCTACAAAATATGAACCAAAACTTTTGAGACCATAAATCATCTGGTGGAGATTATAGATGcgttacttattttataaaaaaaatttctatccTACAGTAATTCCTGAATTAGAAGAAATAaacttaattttctttccttcaggTGGTTAGCGTATCAGTACATGTAATACGTATCATTGCTTTCGTATTATCGTGATATCAGGACTTTTAAAGTGGTGAAATCTAGTGTTGTTATCTTAAATATTGCAgaacaataaagacaaaaatgaagCAGTAGTTACAACGAAATGACGTACCTCGTTACGCTTAGAAGTGctttttttctgaaaacaaaaaaatatatttcttgaaagtAAATCAAACAAATGACACGCTAACAGATGAATGtgcacaaaaccacacacacacacacgcacacacacatgcacaagtacaaacacaaacacatacatgcagacacgcacacatgatgTTATACAGGAATTGACAAAAGCACTGTCATGCACACACGGACATCTATATAGATGGCTAGATTGAaggatacataaataaataggcagGTAGGCaatcagactgacagacagacagatatatagaatggtagatagatagatagatagatagatagattgacaaacagatagatacatagatcggcagataaatagatagatagataggcagatttatagatagatggatggatagatagatagacagacacacagacagacagacacacagacagacagacagacagacagacatacagacagacagatagatagatagatagatagatagatagatagatagataattagatagatagacagagaaagagagagaaagatatgataTTTCAATTGTTTGGAAAAGGTACCACCTATTAGGATCATCAACGATATTTTCAACATTTGCtgattgatattattatcaaaaatatcaacTGTAGATGTCCTTGAAGTTACAAATTTAAAAAACATATGAAAATGAGAAGGTAATAAGTCCCAGGTGTTTTATTCCTTCCCCACCTATCGCAGATTTCAAATTCATAGGTTTTGATGAATAAAACGCAAACAAATCGTTATTGCATGATTCTTTTTATTTAACTTAGCATTAGTAACATAAAAATGTAACGATTATTACAAAAAGCGATACTCTTTGAATGTTTATCTGGAAAGAGAAttgcacacattttatatacgtattttcaaaataattcgaTATGAATTACGCAAGCATATTGATGTTCCCAGGAGGGTCttctgaaaagttcataggctgactattaAGGAGTAATGCTTGAGTTATCTTGCATGTATAATCTTGCATTCATTAATTTGAACGTCACTTATTAAATACTTCATCGCTTTTTTCTGACTGTTCGCAGAAACCTCAAAATGTAGTAAGTACACATGTTCATGGATGACAGAGGGGTGACTATAAATCGAACAGTCAATGATATTAGATTATCCCGTGAGAAATTTCCAAATGTTCTCCTCAAAGAACTTAGACTGACAAAGATTTCTTTTCGGTGTGTCTTCGTCTTCTGACACCTCACCAAAAACACACCAGGCGGATCACGTCAAGGAAGAACCTCGTACTGTTTGAAGCAGGGCCCATGCATTCCCTGGAAGTTAACTAACATCGCATGCGTTGTTGCTATTAATCTCTTCGAACTAGAGAGGAAGACACAATACATGCAGTGGAAAATCCCCAACAGACCTACTCATAAGAAGGCTAACTTGTTTCATTTGCAGGGAAGGTGATTGATTTGCAGGGAAGGTGATTGATTTGCAGGTCTTTTGGGATGCAAAGTAATTGTGCTTATCGACTACCTTCAGAATCTCCATAATATCAATGGAGAGTATGAGCCCAATTTGCTGAGATACGTACAAATAACTATCAATACAAAACCCCTAAAGCAATGAGGGAAATGTTCGTTGTTTCATTTGGAAAATGTTACCAGCACAAACGTCATTGATTTCAATCGCTGCTgttctttgaactggttgattacTTCATCTATTCTCCCGATTTAGACCCATCTAATTAATTCCGGTGCCCCAACGTGAAAAAACCATTTGCTGGGATACGGTATCGCACTGATGGCGAAATGATATCCACTGTTGATGAACATTTTGTGCAGCAGGACTGAAGCTTTTCGATCCATGGAATCCAAGCACCAAAACGCTGCTGGAAAAATGAGTTTCACAATCCATTTCAGAATTCTTTCTGTGAACGTTTTAGTCAATCTTCGTATTTTCGTTTTCCTTTGCTAATGTTGCGATTTACCAGCAGGATTAGTGAACCAGATTATGATGACGTTGAGTTCGAAATCAAAATACCAGTAGAAAGAGTATAGGATTTCAATGAATATATCTCAGATCAGTCAGTGTAGTGTGGCTCATAAAGACAAAGAGATACAGGATAATATCTGTGTGGGTGATGGCTAATTTATTGTTTGCAGTATCCGAAGGACGAAGCGTACAAGATATGAACCAAAACACTTGAGGCCATAATACAGGTGCTGAAGATTATAgaagtatttcatattttatgaaaaGACTTTTCCTATCCAACAGTAATTCCTCGACATTTAGATTAATGGAATTTAGTGGTGTTATGTTAAATGTTgcagaacaaaagaaataaaaagataataaaaacatGAAGAAGTAGTTACGATGAAATGACGTACCTCCTTAGGCTTAGCTGGGGCAGTTTTCTGAaaatagaatgtatatatttcttgaaaGTAAATGCAACAAATTACAcgcaatgacacatacacacgcacacacagagacacacacgcaaaaaagCGCGCGCgaaaacatgcgcacacacgatAATCTATAGAGATCGTtacgttgaaatatatatatatatatatatatatatatatatgtatatatatgtatatatatatgtatatatatatatatacatacatatatatatatatgtaaatgtatacatatacatatatataNNNNNNNNNNNNNNNNNNNNNNNNNNNNNNNNNNNNNNNNNNNNNNNNNNNNNNNNNNNNNNNNNNNNNNNNNatatatatatatatatgtatagagagagagagagtgagagatagagagagtgagtgagagatagagagagagagtgagagatagagagagagagagagaaagagagagagagtgagagatagagagagggagaaatatgaTATTTCAATTGTTATGAAAAGCTACCCCCACTTACTAATTTTCATCTGATTACTTGTTCAAAAactttaactttatatatttatagtaatcaTTAATGGAAAaaatccatgcgaacacatttatGTTCGTCTCTCTTTGTGCCGTGCCACCTATATTCTGCTCTGTGTcgcaaataaagaaaattagctTTTTCTTATTCTCGCGACGTACGTCGTGTAAACACATTGATAAAATCCATTAGAGAATTCAGCCTGAACGTTTCAGTCAATCCTCTTATATTCATCTTCATCAACGAATGTTGCGATTTACCAGCGAGTTTAGTAAATTAGTTACTGATGACCttgaatttgaaaccaaaacattAGTAGAAAGGTTACAGGAGTTCAAAAAAACATCGCAAACCAGTCAGTTCAGTGTTACGAAAGATGACAACGACATACAAGTTAATCTCTCTGTAAGCGATGACTAATTCACTTATTGCTGTTTTAGTAAGACGGAGTGTACAAGATATGAATCAAAACACTTGAGGCATAATATAATTTCGGGAAGCGTTGTATTCTGCCCCAtgtgtttcatattttataacaaaGTTTCGTGTCCTACAGTAATTTCTGAATCAGAGCAAATGAACTGAATTATTTCTTTCAAGTAGATAACGTATCCATAAACGTAATAGAAAATCATTGTCTTTATATTATAGTGATATCAGGATTTTAAAGTAATGACATCTTGTGCTGTTAATTTAAACGTTGCAGaacaagaaaacaattttaaatatatacgtaccaCTTTTCGAGGAGTAGTGGTTTGTCTctgaaaaaacagaaagaaatgtaaTTTTAGAATAAACCCTACGGATTCATATGAATTGTATGTTCACACATGCAGGTTAAAGTTGTGTTTGTAGAAATTagcatttttttcttatcaaaagCCAGTTgcctttgaatattattttggcTCATGATCTTCGTAGATATTAAAATATTCCAATATCATCGATTAAAATTAAATTGTACAGGCACACCCATTGCAAGTAAAAATGTTAGTTTTAAAAATGAGTTTTATTTACAAGCAGAAtgaaaaaaacaacttaatatAGTGATAAAAACTAACTTACGGTGCACATTTCATTCGTTACAAACTCTGTACTACAATGAGGAGCGACGGAAGAACGAAAGCAGTTAGCAAACCTTTGGTACGTTCTGCAAATGAAATTTGAGATGGAAATTccagaggtacatatatatatatatacatacgcatacaaacacacccacccacatatataatatatatatatatatatatatatatatatatatatatatatatgcatgtggcgGGGGCTCTTCTCTTGCAAAATATGGCCACCTCTTGAAATTGCGCCTTAGATCTATAATGGTGCCTGATGTGgccttttaaataaatgttttgtcaagacacacaaataaattgCATATCTGCTAGGGAACATCAAGGGCTGCAGTTCTAATATTCGTTGATcggaaaatgtttgaaaattccGTTAGATATCCTGGGATTGTGGTATGAAAGGCATTATGAGGTACAGACAGATACAAAGGCAGAGTAGTTGGTGGTGGTTCATTTTCCATGGGTCTGCGAATGATATTTTGCCCATCAAAAGAAAGGCATGTTCTCTCACAAACTATTGAGACAAAAAGGTGGTTGGGATACATTTTCTCATTGATCGaagcatttatttctttaaacttaTTTTGAGATTCGCATGGGTCATTCTGGTTTCATCTAAACAATACTCTTCACTTCACACTTTTGATCCCCATTAGCTCGATCCGGAGCAATGGATTCTATAGCATTTGGATCATTTCCAAGTGACATCATTATAGTCCATATATATTCGAAGGGCTGGATCAGTGACAATAGGAAGCGATGCCACAACCACCATATTTGAAGAACATTGCCGCAtttgataatcatttattccttatacgcagtcttcaaaatcatttggtcggaaaaatatgaattctgtagacgaggtcagaactgTATTGGGGAAGTAATTTTCGTCAGCTTCAAGTGATTTTTGCAAGTGGGGCCTTGTAAGTCTACTTGATGGATGCCAgaacattttagaaaatgaaggagagtatacttcagtttaaaaaataactttatattaaatctagaaaaataatagatgtaTAAAAGAAACCGCTTTCATTATTACAGTAaacaatatatctgtatatctttctttatatctatctatctatctatctatctatctatctatctatctatctatctatctctctctctctctctctctctctctctctctctctNNNNNNNNNNNNNNNNNNNNNNNNNNNNNNNNNNNNNNNNNNNNNNNNNNNNNNNNNNNNNNNNNNNNNNNNNNNNNNNNNNNNNNNNNNNNNNNNNNNNNNNNNNNNNNNNNNNNNNNNNNNNNNNNNNNNNNNNNNNNNNNNNNNNNNNNNNNNNNNNNNNNNNNNNNNNNNNNNNNNNNNNNNNNNNNNNNNNNNNNNNNNNNNNNNNNNNNNNNNNNNNNNNNNNNNNNNNNNNNNNNNNNNNNNNNNNNNNNNNNNNNNNNNNNNNNNNNNNNNNNNNNNNNNNNNNNNNNNNNNNNNNNNNNNNNNNNNNNNNNNNNNNNNNNNNNNNNNNNNNNNNNNNNNNNNNNNNNNNNNNNNNNNNNNNNNNNNNNNNNNNNNNNNNNNNNNNNNNNNNNNNNNNNNNNNNNNNNNNNNNNNNNNNNNNNNNNNNNNNNNNNNNNNNNNNNNNNNNNNNNNNNNNNNNNNNNNNNNNNNNNNNNNNNNNNNNNNNNNNNNNNNNNNNNNNNNNNNNNNNNNNNNNNNNNNNNNNNNNNNNNNNNNNNNNNNNNNNNNNNNNNNNNNNNNNNNNNNNNNNNNNNNNNNNNNNNNNNNNNNNNNNNNNNNNNNNNNNNNNNNNNNNNNNNNNNNNNNNNNNNNNNNNNNNNNNNNNNNNNNNNNNNNNNNNNNNNNNNNNNNNNNNNNNNNNNNNNNNNNNNNNNNNNNNNNNNNNNNNNNNNtgtgtgtgtgtgtgtgtgtgtgtgtgtgtgtgtgtgtgtgtgtgttatatatgaacCGAACGGCCACAATGCATAATAGAATATAAGACATTTCAACCTACATCGCTTAATGCCCAGTTCATCAATTGGGAACATGATTTAACGAGATGAAATTCTAATTTTTGTATGTCCTCGGTTTGTTGTCCGTTCTACTTTATGTCCGTTCACCAGTGTGTCCATTCGGTTTCTCGGCTCATGTTTCTTCACAAAAGTGCATTCGGCTTCCTGTCCGtgtaacttatatatacacacacacacatacatacatacatacatacatacatacatacatacatacatacatacacacacacacacacacacacaNNNNNNNNNNNNNNNNNNNNNNNNNNNNNNNNNNNNNNNNNNNNNNNNNNNNNNNNNNNNNNNNNNNNNNNNNNNNNNNNNNNNNNNNNNNNNNNNNNNNNNNNNNNNNNNNNNNNNNNNNNNNNNNNNNNNNNNNNNNNNNNNNNNNNNNNNNNNNNNNNNNNNNNNNNNNNNNNNNNNNNNNNNNNNNNNNNNNNNNNNNNNNNNNNNNNNNNNNNNNNNNNNNNNNNNNNNNNNNNNNNNNNNNNNNNNNNNNNNNNNNNNNNNNNNNNNNNNNNNNNNNNNNNNNNNNNNNNNNNNNNNNNNNNNNNNNNNNNNNNNNNNNNNNNNNNNNNNNNNNNNNNNNNNNNNNNNNNNNNNNNNNNNNNNNNNNNNNNNNNNNNNNNNNNNNNNNNNNNNNNNNNNNNNNNNNNNNNNNNNNNNNNNNNNNNNNNNNNNNNNNNNNNNNNNNNNNNNNNNNNNNNNNNNNNNNNNNNNNNNNNNNNatatatatatatataatggtggtaCGACGCATGTCGTATCACCTGATCTTTGTTCCAAGAAATGTcttctgttagtggaaagagtCTATACGCCCACACAGTTCACCATAGTTTGTATCAGTGTGGTCTTCATGGACACATTCCTCGTAGAAAGCCTCTCCTGACTGAAAAGCATAAATCAAGTcgtctttcttttgccgaaacctaTGTGCGTAAGGTGAAGGGGTTATGGAATAATTTCAAAGCAGAAGAATGAATTTTTATCAGTTAAAATGGTAAAGATATTGCCTTGGCCTACCATGTTACCTGATGAGTTTTGAAAAGGAATGTTGAGGAGAAAAGCCCGTAATTTAACACAGATAAAAGACAACGTTCAGGATGAATAGAGGTTGATTTCATCGGTTGTAGGCGGAATATTAGTCGACTCGAtgccctcttcctcctttttcaaGTCTCAAATAAACGCTTTCCGAGAGTGGGAGGTAATGTGTAGTCGACCTCTCAAGATTTCAGTTTTAGGAATTAGAATGGGAAAGGTAAGGAAAgtgatgaagaaaaaataaagattattgtTCCCTAACGGGGTACAGTTATAACTGTAAAGTTTGGACATAGCAAGTGATCAAATTCCTATGaatttgtacatacattcacacctgTAGAACCAAATCTTATATTCTGTCTAATTTCATGTTCTG
Proteins encoded:
- the LOC128249882 gene encoding uncharacterized protein LOC128249882, giving the protein MLKLFVIISALIAGSSSEFCHSGSKKICQGAYKAYPEKKSETILCKRMEMLEHCFRKISTRCSSYYHQLIEKMCIHKKSAAENLLAKYITIPSCMCLVFLTPHGLMELRFI